CatcagctctgggctcctctaCACACACCCCTGTCCCACCCCTGACCCTGTCACCACATTCCCCCAAGCACCCCCATCACCTGCTCAtctccctgcacccccagctgcaggctgctgaATCCTGAGATCATTTAGCTTTCAAGGAGTGAGGCACACCAACCTCCCCTTGCCCCTGGAGactgctgcagctggatctTCATCCCTCCATGTGCaccccttccctgtgcctgcGAGAAGTCTGCTTGCCCTGTTCCTGAGAGCAGTTCAGAGTCCACAGGCAGCCTTCAGAGAATGGCATTTTTAAATAGTTGCTCTGAATTCACTTTACAAGTCACAGCAATGCAGGAATGTACAGACATTTACAGGACACTGTACAGGCGATTTCTGTCATATATTAGTGCTCTTGCTATATACATATAGTACAGCCTGCAGGAGCCtctgcatgggcagggacacccaTGCCCCCACACAGGGCACCCCAaaatggagctgctgccccGGGGCTGCTGGGTCACACAGGCTCGTTTGGGTTGATTTAATCAGAGCTTGGCCCTGAGCCTTCCTGGGCTGCCACTGTTAGGGGGTGACACCAtccagggcagagccagcaccCCCTTGCTTTGCTCGTCCCAGTCTCTTTGAGAGGGTTTGTGGGACCCCACCGATGCCTGGAGGGAGCGGGTGCAGCCTCCAGTGCGGCGCCGtttccagccccctgctcctCCCGCCTCAGTGGCAGCCGCAGCTGCCGGCCACCATGTCATCGTACTGCTTGAGGACCACGTTCTCATCGTCATCGAAGTAGAGGAGGTTGATGGAGTAGAGCTTGTCGGGCAcacagcaggggctgctgaCGCCCTCGCTCAGCTTCAGGGCGTTGATGATGGACTGCACCGTGGCGTGGTTCGTTGGCCGCATGTTCTCGCCcagagggaaggggcaggagccTTTGCAGTGGAAGGCGTTGTACCCCCGTGGTGAGATGATCCAGCCGGACCAGCCGATCTCCTCGAAGTCCACAGACAAGGGATgcctctggcagggctggagccgATCCAGAGACCGTGTACTGCGTGACCTGCCCAGCTTGGGCACCGGCATCTTGGCAGGGAGATTGGTAGCCTGAGGTTTTAAATCTGTCAGAAAGGAGCATCAAATGCCATTAGCCACTGCATGAGCctggggggagggagaaagTACTGCAACCCCCCCGGCCATCCCTCCCCACAGGTTTTGTCTGCAGCCCTCTGGTCACAGcttgtcaccagcccaggcAGAGCCACCAGGAGGTGACACCCTCAGTCTCATGGCCACCCTCAAATCCAGCTTCACATCTGCAAGCAGGCAACACTCCGAGCAGGCTACACCAGAAAGGAGAGAGCCTCTCCCTCCAGCCAGGGAAGGAGGTTTGGATTTGAGGAGCCCACATGTGGGGAGCACCCCCTGGGAAAGGGATGTTGGCACTGAGGGAGCCGTGCCAGGCGTGTGGACCCACCTGGGAAGCCGGCTGTGGGCAGCGACGCTCCCCGGCGCCCGTCGTCCGTGAACAGGACCAACATGGGCTTCTTGCTCTCATGGTGGCTCCGGCCAGATGCAAACTGCAGTGGTGGGGGCTCAGGCGGGCTCCCCTCCAGGCCCTGGACTGTCACCAGCAAACCCTGGTTGCTGCTTTCATCTTCAGTCCAGTCACGAACCTGGGGAACCAAACCAGTGTCACCATGGACTGGGACAGGCACTGCCCTGGTGTCCCCACAGGCAGGTcccaggccagcagcaggacattGTGAACTGGGAGGCCACACTCCGTGTTCCACGGGAAGAGGttgctctggggctgcagcacaggggacaTTGTGGCAGGAGCCAGCACCAGcgctccctgcagagcagtgagaCAAGTTCCAGGAAGGATGAAGCAGCCCCCGGGGCTCTTGGCAggactttttcccccccatcccAGGATAAGATGTATTCCCCCATGTCACTGCAGAGACTGCACACAGGAAACTGCACTGAAGCCTGAAAGGCTGCTGTGGGTGAAATGGGTTAAAAAACCTCCTGCATGTGAACCTCCAGGattccctctgtgctgcccaaaacagaggaaaagtgaCTCACAGCCGGTGTGATGGCAAAGACCTCCCAGCCCGAGGTCTGCAGCGAGACACGCCGGGCTGCCAGCAGCTTCTTCCCTCCGGGGGTGTCCAGCTTGTCCTTCTCCAGCACCTGGTAGACACTGACCTGGGGAAGGCAAAAGGTGGTCACCCCGGCATAGCCTGCCCAAGGGGCTGATCCTGGAcagaggggtggggggagatgGGGAATTGTCAGCATGGATCTGTAACAACCTTGGTGTGCCTTTGCTGATGTTTGCACAAGCCAGAAGGGTAGATATTTAAGAACCTGCCACAGTTAAATCATCGTGAttttctgtgaaacatttttttatatgaTCCCAGAGCCAGGCAACATTCCCACTGCAGGCAAGTGACCACAGTGTGCCAGTGGCatccctgggcacaggctgggggacagCCCCATCCCCCCCATCCCATCCTCACCTGGCAGAAGTGGTGCCTTTTGGGCCCATCTGTGACCCTCGGCCAGAGGCGGAAGAGGTGCAGCTCTGCCGTCAGGATCTTCTCATTCTTGGCCACGCTGGAGAGGACAAACAGGAACCGCATCTCCTCGCTGTGAGCTGGAGAGAAGGATGGGTTGAGAAGAGCAAAACCAGGGGCAGCACCTCCACCGGCCACGCTCAGCCCCTCCCCACATCCCCCATCTCCTCTGCCACAGGGACCACCCCCCACGCCCCCCTTACTTTTATCCAGGAAGCTGCGAACAGTGTTGCCCTCCAGGATGTCAGGGTTCTTGGTGACACCATCCGCATTGGCGACAGTGTTGAATAGATCCACCATGTACTGGGGCGGCTGCTTAAAGTGAGCTGGGGGGGCCGGAGGGTCTTCCATGCCAAAGACTTCCAGGAGTTTCTTCAGCGCCTCAGCCCGCC
The sequence above is a segment of the Corvus cornix cornix isolate S_Up_H32 chromosome 28, ASM73873v5, whole genome shotgun sequence genome. Coding sequences within it:
- the LOC104696917 gene encoding bone morphogenetic protein 2-like, producing the protein MLGTVLLLLALAKTTCPSPDSVASRRAEALKKLLEVFGMEDPPAPPAHFKQPPQYMVDLFNTVANADGVTKNPDILEGNTVRSFLDKTHSEEMRFLFVLSSVAKNEKILTAELHLFRLWPRVTDGPKRHHFCQVSVYQVLEKDKLDTPGGKKLLAARRVSLQTSGWEVFAITPAVRDWTEDESSNQGLLVTVQGLEGSPPEPPPLQFASGRSHHESKKPMLVLFTDDGRRGASLPTAGFPDLKPQATNLPAKMPVPKLGRSRSTRSLDRLQPCQRHPLSVDFEEIGWSGWIISPRGYNAFHCKGSCPFPLGENMRPTNHATVQSIINALKLSEGVSSPCCVPDKLYSINLLYFDDDENVVLKQYDDMVAGSCGCH